ATCACAGGCCCCCTTTTCTCGGTGCTGCTGATTCTGGCTTCCATGCCGGTGGCAGTCAATTCCGTCGTCCTGGCCGAACGCTTCGGCAGCTCGCCTGCGCTGGTCTCGCGCTGTATCGTCTGGACGACACTGGCCTCCTTCCTTGTCCTGCCGGTGCTGATTGCGGCGGTGGGGGGATAGGGGCGCGGGCCAAATGTAATCGAAAAACAGAGGGGCAATAGTGCCCCCTCCCGGAGGTAATTATTGGGACACAGGCACTTCACTCATCAGTGCATGTACATTTTTATCGGGGTCCTGAAAGAACGTCATCCAGGTTGCGGTTTGACCCATCTCAGCCACTTTATGCGGCTTGTCCAGGAAATGCACATTCCGCCCGACTAACGTTTCGTACGATGCGTGTATATTGTCAACTTGGAAATAGAACACCGAGCTGGGATGATCGAACCGCGGGTCTTCAGCAATACTCAAGACCATCTGAAGTCCGTTACACTCCAGGAAAGTCATGTTTGGGATCTGAAATAACAGGTTTAGGCCTAGGGTATCTTGATAGAATCGGGTGGCAGCCTCCATGTCATGTACCCGAATGGATATTTGCCCAATGCCTTTGATTTGAAATTCTGAATTCATGTGAATATCGCTCCCTTGTTATATTGTATGTTCCACGCAGTAAATGTAACATGTGCGGATGAAGCGTTACTTTTCCAAAATCACTTTTTTCTAAACATCCGGGGTGAGTATCCCATTCTTTGTTTAAAAACCTTATTGAAGGAAGAGACATTGTCGAAGCCAACACTTAGGCTAATCTCGGTTACACTGCTTTCCGTTTGAGCAAGGAGACGCTGTGCTTCAAGTATCCTTTTTTCGAGGATGAACTGGTGTGGCGTTCTTTTGAAAAAGTGGCGGAAGTTGCGGATCAGATGGTTTTTAGAAAGACAAGCGACTCTTGAAACTTCTTCAAGCGACACGTTTTGGTTGTAATAAGCATGTAAGTACTCGTATGCTAGTGTCAACCGCCGAAAGAGTTCTTCTCTAGTGGCTGGCCGCATACCTGGCAATGTATTAATTTCTTGAGAAATCTTCTGGTGGACGTTAAGCATTGCTTGAATTAGACTTTGATATTGTTCATCGACCCAGAGATTCTCGCTACCGAGTGCAGGTAAGGAATTCTTGAAGTTCTCGAGAAGTGGAGTTATCAAATGACTATTGCGGTATGACTTGGTGTGAAATTGCAACGGGTGCGTTGTTTCTGAAAATGGATCGTCTAAGGACTTCTCTATTCCTAAATGAACGGCTCTATGAACCTCTTCAGCAAAGCCAGTCTTGAAAAATACACAAAAAGAGTCGACTTCGGTTTCTGACTCTATGGCTATAGCGTACTGCTCCCCTTCATTTAACAGGAGGTAGCCCTCTCGCTCAACAGCATAATGGCCGAGTTTTGTTTTGTAATAGGCTCGGCCATTCCGAAATGTCTTTAAGGAAAGGGGGCCAGTGCCTTCCCAATGATGAGTTGTACTTCGCGCTTGCAGAACGAAGTTCCGCTGGAACAAAGGGAATCTGGAGGTTCCCATCTATAGAGTTCATCCCCTTCCACAGTTGGTCCACTCCATTCTACAATAGTCCGCAGCAATAACAAAGAAGCTCCCTCTTCATGATCTGAAGGGGGAGCTTCTTGTATACAGTGAGGCTGCTTCATGCTGAACAATAGGGCGAAGCCTCAATCCGGCTGGCCTTCAGCGACCTGGATGGTGAAGATGAAGGTAGCTCCGTCCACTACACCTGGCTTGGCATAAATCGTTCCGCCCATGAGGTCGACCAGCATTTTGCAGATGGACAGTCCGAGCCCGGTTCCGCCGAACTTGCGGTTGATGGTGGCTCCGATCTGGGTGAATGGCTGGAACAGATATTTCATCTTGTCTTCTGGAATGCCAATACCGGTATCTTCAATAATGAATTCCAGCTCCAGCAGCTTATCCATAGCCTGCCGGAGATGGACATGCACTTTGACGCCGCCGGTAATCGTGAACTTGATGGCATTGCCGATCAGATTATTCAGTACCTGGCGCAGACGGTTGGGGTCACCAATCAGCAGGGCAGGAATGTCAGGATCAATAGAGGTCTCGAGGGTCAGGCAGCGTTCTTTCGCCAGAGCCCTGAACAGATCGACCGTTTCTTTGATGCAGGAGTGAAGATTGAAGAGCTCGTAGTCCAGCTCCATTTTGCCCGATTCAATCTTGGTGAAATCCAGGATGTGGGTGATGACAGAGACAAGCGCATGACCGCTGGTATGAATGATTTCCGCCATTTCCTGGTCGTCCGGGGACAGATCAGAAGAGCGCAGCACATCCGACATCGCAATAATCCCGTTGAGCGGGGTACGGATCTCATGGCTCATCATGGCAAGGAAGCCGCTCTTGATCCGCAGCGCCACCTCGGCTGTCTCCTTCAGCTCGGTCAGGATAATGTTGGCCGTCTCCAGCTCCTGTGTTTTGAGCTGCAGCTCCTTGCGGGTCTGGTAGAGACGGACGAAGCCGTCAATCTTGCTTTTTAACACGGTCGGATGGAACGGCTTGGTCAGGTAGTCAATGGCCCCGGCCGAGTAAGCCATCATATAGTTCTCCAGCTCCGAGGTCAGCGAAGTTAAGAAAATAATAGGGATATCCCGTGACTTCTGACGCATCTTAATCCGTTTCGCCGTTTCAAATCCGTTCATGCCAGGCATGAGCACATCCATAATGATCAGGGCGAATTCTTGCTCCAGCAGACATTTCAGAGCATCCATGCCCGAGAGGGCGTGAACCAACTGGTAGGGCGCATCGGCCAGCAATGCTTGAATGGACAGGAACTCGTCTGACCGGTCATCTACAACCAAAATATTAATCGGATACTCCATGCTGCCTCCTATTGAATCAACCACAATTTCAGCACTCTCACCAACTGTGTGGTATTAATCGGTTTGGATATATAATCATTGGCTCCTGCTTCCAGGCATTTGACCCGGTCTTCCTCCAGGGCGCGGGCGGTCAGCGCGATAATGACGATCTGATCATAGTCCGGATTCAGCCGGATATGCTGCATCGTCTCGTAACCATCCATCTCCGGCATCATGATATCCATGAATATCAGCTCTACGTCCGGGTGGGTCTTCAGATGCTCGAGGGCTTCTCTGCCATTCTGGGCAAAGCTGATCTCCATATTATAACCTTCCAGCACACTGGATAACGCAAAAATATTACGCATATCATCATCCACAAGCAAAATGCTTTTTCCGGCAAAGGCGGATTCCGGATTATGCAGATTCTCGATCAGGCGCTGCTTATCCAAAGGCAGGTCTGCATGCTTACGGTGGAGGTACAGGGCCGTATCATCATAGAGACGTTCCATTGAACGCACGTTCTTGATGACAATACTCTCGGCGTAGTGCTTAAGGCGCTGTTCATCTGTCTTGCTGAGATCCTTGCCTGTATAAATAATCACCGGCAGTGTTTGCAGCTTGCGGTTGGTCTTGACCTGCTCCAGCAGGTCGAAGCCGGAAATATCCGAGAGGCCCAGGTCCAGCACCATACAGTCAAAATGATGGCTGGCCAGATGCTCCATTGCTTCTCTTCCGGTGCCAACCGCAATAATGTTCACATCGGGGTGGGCGATGAATTCAACAAGACTGCCGCGCAGGACCTTGTTGTCTTCGACAATCAGCAGACTCTTCACCGGACGGCGGATATAAGTCTCAATCTGGAGAAAGGCTGCTTCCAGCTCGGCATAATCATTCGGTTTCTTCCAGAAGGATAAAGCGCCCATCGAGAGGCTCTGCTGGTTCTCCTCAGCTGTTGAAATCACATGCACGGGGATATGCCGCAGCTCCGGCCGGCTCTTCAGGCGGCTGATAATGGACCAGCCGTCCAGAACGGGAAGATGCAGATCCAGCAGGATAGCATCAGGCTTATAGGCATGGGCCAGGGCAAGCCCCTGATCGCCCTGGAAGGCGACGATGGCCTTGAAGCCCCGGCAGCGCGCCAGCTCCAGCAGTCTGGCGGCGAATTCGGCATCCTCCTCGATAATCAGCAGGGTAATATCTCCGCTAAGCAGATTGCCCCGGTCATCATCCATTTCCGCATATTGCAGCAGCTTCGGATTGGAGATGGAAATGTCGGGCACGAAGGACTCACGGAAGGCCGGGTTCTCGCGGCGGACAGGCTCGGAAGCCGGAAGCTCCGGAGAGGCTGCTGAATAGGCTGCGGCAGCAAGGGTCTGGGCATCCTCACCCGGTTCTACAGCGGGAATAATCAGGGAGAAGGTGCTGCCCTTGCCCTCTACGGAATCAACCTCAATTCTTCCGCCAAGGAGGGTGGCCAGCTCCCGGCAGATCGTGAGGCCCAGACCGGTGCCGCCGTATTTGCGGCTGGTGGTGCCGTCTGCCTGCTGGAACGCCTCGAAGATGCTCTCCAGCTTGGAGGCGGCAATGCCGATACCGGTATCACTGACGGCGAAGATGACCTCTTCGCCGCTGGTGCGGATCGACAGGGAGACGGAGCCTTGCTCAGGTGTGAATTTGATGGCGTTGGATAACAGATTATTCAAGACCTGCTGCAATCTGTGACCGTCGGTCATCAGATAATCAGGCAGCCGGTTGTCGGAATGGACATCGAACCGCAGGTTCTTCTTCTTGGCCTGCTGTTCGAAATGGCGGTGGATATGATTGCTGAGGTCCAGCGGGGAGACCGGCTCGATGACCGGAGTCATTTTGCCGACCTCCAGCTTCGCCAGATCAAGAATTTCATCGATTAGCTGCAGCAGGTCCTTGCCTGCCGAGAAGATCGTGTGAACGTATTCCAGCTGCTTCGCTTCCAGATTGCCGTCCTTGTTCTCGGCCAGAATCTGCGAGAGGATCAGCAGGCTGTTCAGCGGTGTGCGCAGCTCATGAGAGACATTGGCCAGGAATTCCGATTTGTACTGCGCAGCCATGAAGATCTCCTGTGCCTGCTCCTGAATCTCCTCCTTCTGCTTCTCGGTAAGCTCAACTTGAAGCAATAGCTGATCATGGGAGGCAGCCAGCTCCTCCTTCTGGATCTGAAGCTCCTCGGTCTGGGATAGAAGCTCCTCCGTCTGAGATTGGAGCTCCTCCGTCTGGGCTTGAAGCTCCTCCGTCTGGGCTTGAAGCTGTTCTTTCTGTTCCAGCAATTCGTTGGTTTGGGCCTGAAGCTCCCCGGCCTGATCTGCGATCTCGGACTTTTGGATTTCGGTGATTTGAAGCTGCTTCTGCATATCGCGGTTTGCCGCAGAGATCTCGTCGGCCTGTGCCTTGATCTCCATGGTTTGCCGGCGGGAAATCTCCATCTGATTCTGCAATTCCAGGTTGGAGGCATGCAGCTCTTCCGTCTGCTGCCGCAGTTCCTCCGTCTGGGCTTCAATCTCGTCCTTCTGGGCCTCTGTGAGCTTCATTTGTGTCTGAAGCTGTTCATTGGAGGTCAGCAGGCTCTCGGACTGCGCCTCCAGTTCAGTCTTCTGGTCCTGTAACTGGTCGGTCTGCAGGCGCAGCTCCTCTGTCTGGGCCATCAGTTCTTCGGTCTGAGCTTCCAGCTCCTGGGTCTGGGCGGTCAGTTCTTCCGTCTGGGCTTCCAGTTCATCCTTCTGCAGCTGAGTCTCACTAAGCAGATCTTCGATCCGGGCGACATCCGCCAGGGTATTAATCAGCACGCCCATATTCTGTGCGGTGCGTTCAATCAGCTGCATCTCCTTGGAGCTGAACGGGCGTAGTGCCGCCAGCTCCATGACAGCAACAATTTCCTGCTCATGCTTAATAGGAACTATAATCAGTGAGGCAGGCGCAGCCTCCCCCAGACCGGAACGGACCTTGATATAATGCTCTGGAAGATCCTGCAGAACAATCATCTGCCCATCGAGTGCGCATTGTCCGACCAGGCCGCTGCCCAGAGGTATGGACTCCTGTTGTCCTGCGGTGTCATCGAAGGCATAGCCGGCCGCGAAGTTCAGCTGACCGCCCTGCTTAAGATAGATAGCCCCGTAGCTTCCGCCTACAGCGGTAGCCAGCCTGCCGATGAACACACGCGAGGCCGTCCTCAGCTGGACAGAGCCTTGAAGCAGCAGCGCCATCTCAGACACCTGCGTATTAATCCAGGCCTGTTCTTCGGCTCTAAGCCGCAGTTCGCGCTCATCGGCGGTTCTATGATGAAGGTCAGCCGCCAGCCCGAAAAAGGAAGCGGCCAGCTGCCCGAATTCATCCTTCTGAACTGCAGCCGCAGCATCAGGGTTAAAAACGCCTGCTGCGATATCCTCTGAGATCTCCGTGATCCGGCTCAGACCGCGGTCTATATTTCGCTGAATATTGTATAGAAGGCCGATACTGACCAGAATGCCGCCCGCACCTAATCCTGCTGCAACCAGGCGCGAGCTACCCTCCATAAAGAGTATAGTTATAATAATCATACTGCCTAGCAGCAGTATAGAGGCTAATGTAGCTAACCAAACCTGTTGTTTTATTCTCATTGTTCGCCGCCTTTGTTCAGTTAGAGTGTTAAGCTATATAATTATAGCTTTTATGGGGCTTCAGTGATATAGAAGACATGAAGAAAACACCGGAAATCTAAAATTTACAAGCCTTCTCGGGGTCAGGCCAGCTTTTGCCTGAAGTTTCATGAAAACTATGAAATCAACGCAATTTACTTAAAATTTTGCTTGTAAGCGGCGATTAGAGCGTGTAAGATATACGAAGGTTTGTGAGCGGCCTTCTCTTATGAAGGTCATGTCTTACAGACAGGATTCATTTAACAGATTTCATATAACTCATATAATCTTGGGAATAGGGCCCATAAGTTTCTACCGGATAACCACTGTAATTATCCGACTATGAGTGAAATAGCGCATCTAGGGTTCCGTTTCTTGTGCTGCGGCACGAAGAAGGGCTGGTCCAAGCGATGCGGACACGTTATGTGTTACACCACCAAGGGACAAAAACCCAGAAGGACAGATTCACTTGAGAGAAATACTCAGGGGATCTGTCTTTTTTTATTTAATCTGCTTTTTTTATTTCTAAGGAGGAAGATCCGCTGTAATGAAAGTATTGGAAGAACGCATTAGACAAGAAGGCTTAATTCTATCGGAGACTGTACTGAAAGTGGACTCGTTCCTGAACCATCAGGTAGACACAGCGCTTGCGCTGGAGATCGGGAAGGAATTCGCAGCGGTCTTCGGGGACCGGCAGATCACCAAGGTGCTGACTGTAGAGGCCAGCGGTATCCAGTTCGCCATGGCGGCGGGCATTGCGCTGGGCGTACCGTTCATCTACGCCAAGAAGAAGAAGGCAGTTACTTTGTCCGAAGCGGTGTATTCCGCACCGGTCCATTCCTTCACCCGTCAGGAGGACTACCAGATCAGCATTTCGCAGAAATATCTCGGGCCTGACGATACCGTATTGATTGTCGATGACTTCCTGGCTACGGGCGCGGCGCTTGTAGGGTTATGCGATATCGTAGCAGAGTCCGGGGCGCAACTGGCCGGGGTCGGCTGTGTTATCGAGAAGAGCTTCCAGGAGGGACGCGGTCTGCTGGAGCAGCGCGGAGTTCCGGTGTATTCCCTGGCGCGGATTGCTTCCATGTCGCCGGGTGAGATTCATTTCATAAATAATGAAGGATTAATCAAGGAGAGTGCAGGATGTTAAGCAAACAGAAGATATTTGCCCTGGGGCTTCAGCATGTGCTGGCGATGTATGCCGGAGCGGTTATTGTACCGCTGGTTGTCGGGGGAGCACTCAATTTGAACGGTACGCAGATGGCGTATCTGATAGCAGCGGATCTGTTCACCTGCGGGCTGGCAACCCTGCTGCAGATTATGGGCAGCAAATATTTCGGAAGCGGGCTGCCGGTGGTACTCGGCTGTACCTTCACGGCGGTCAGCCCGATTATCGCCATCGCTTCAGGCTCCAATCTGGCAACGGCTTACGGCGCGATCATTATCTCCGGATTATTCGTGGTACTGGCAGCCCCGGTGTACGGGAAGCTGCTGAAGTTCTTCCCGACCGTGGTCACCGGCTCGGTAGTTACAATCATCGGACTGTCACTGATTCCTGTTGCGATGAATAATGTGGCCGGCGGCCAGGGAAGCGCCGACTTCGGGCAGCCCAGCAATCTGCTGCTGGCTCTGATCACTCTGCTCGTGATTCTGGCCGTGAACCGGCTGACTACAGGGTTTCTGCGCTCCGTATCCGTGCTGGTAGGACTTGTAGTGGGTACTGTAATCGGCTATGCCATGGGCATCGTACATTTCTCTACCGTGACCACAGCTTCCTGGGTCAGCGTTGCACAGCCGTTCTACTTCGGCTGGCCTCAGTTCAGCATCACCGCGATCTTCACAATGATTATCGTGAATATCGTGTCTATGGTCGAATCGACAGGGGTCTACTTTGCCGTTGGTAAGGCGACGGACCAGCGGGTGGAGCAGAAGCAGATCGTGAACGGTCTGCGCTCCGAGGGACTGGCCATCATGCTGGGCGGCCTGTTCAACGCTTTCCCGTACACCGCATTCTCCCAGAATGTCGGCTTGCTGTCGCTGACGCGGGTGAAGACGCGGAATGTTATTTTTGCAGCAGGCGGAATTATGATCGTACTTGGTCTGCTGCCGAAGCTTGCGGCACTGACTACAGTGGTGCCGAATGCGGTGCTGGGCGGGGCGATGATTGTCATGTTCGGCTCGGTCGCTGCTTCAGGTATGTCGATTCTATCCGATGTGGATCTGCGCAAGGACGGCAATCTGCTGATTGCTGCCTGCAGCATCGCGGTGGGCCTCGGTTCTGCAGTGCTTCCGTCCATGTTCGACCAGCTTCCGGAATTCGCCAGAATGCTGCTGCAGAACGGAATCGTATCCGGGTCGCTGACAGCGATCATTCTCAATATCTTCTTGTCGAAGACCCAGGAGAGTGCGGTTCCTGCCGCAGCCGCTCCAGAAACGAAGTAAAATATTCCATCCACGTAGCTCTAATAAGATGAACAGCCGATTCCGAAATATATGGAACTCGGCTTTTTTTTGCTTCAGATGAACGGAGCCTGTTGTATAATTTATACAATGACAACTAGAAGGGACTGGCAGAGGACATGAGAAAGTATTGGCTGAGTATTCTCGGCAGTCTGGTGCTGGTGCTGATCGTTCCGCTGCTCTCGGTCCTCCAGACACATCAGATCAAGGGAGACAGGCCGCAGGCCGTGCAGGGCGTGATTGACCTTCGCTCCTGGGACGCCCGCCACGACGGGATTATGAAGCTGGATGGAGAGTGGGAGCTGTACCGGGATGTGCTGCTGTCGCCTGAGGATTTTCATCCGGTGAAAGCGGGTAAGGAGGTTCCCGCCGCCTCTGCGATGATTCAGGTTCCGGGGAAGTGGAACGACGATATCACTGAACAGGGCGAGCGCAGAGCCAAAGGCTATGCTACCTACCGTCTTCAGGCGAAGATTATCCCAGGGGAAACCGTAGTCTATGGTCTGCGCACCAGCAACATCCGCAGTGCAAGCAAAGTCTATCTGAACGGGCAGGAGATTGGAAGCAGCGGGTCTCCGGCAGCCTCGGCTTCTGAGGGCAGACAGAATAACATGCCTTTTATGGGATTCGCCTCGGTAACCGGAGATAACATGGAGATTATTGTGCAGGTGGCTAACTACAGCTACTCCTCAGGCGGGATCGTTCAGCCGATAGTGATCGGTAATCAGGCCGCTATTTTGAAGCACAGGGAATTTGCCCTGTTTGTAGACGGGGCTGCGCTGATCGGATTCTTCGTGCTGTCCCTCTTCCTGCTGATGTTCTCCAAGGTAAGGGAGAGCCGGGGGGTCACATTATACCTGGGCTTGTTCTGTATTGCAGCGTTTGTCTACATTTTTACGCATGGCGAAAAGCTCATCCTGACGGCGCTGCCAGGCTTCCCTTACGAGATTATACTCAAGCTGCAGCTCGCATCCTCCACACTGGTCTATTATTATCTGCTGCACTATGTCGCCAATTCAGTGAATTACCCGATGTCTATCGGGGTAATTAAGGCCTCCAGGCTGGTTACGGCATTCCTGCTGCTGATTGCTGCCTTCGTCCCGGCCTATCTGTTCAGCTATCTGGAGGTGCTGCTGCTGACCTGGGGCTCTGTAAGCCTGGGCTTCGTGCTCTACTCCATGGTCCAGGGCACCCGGCGAAATCGGAAGAATATGTTCCTGATGATGGTCAGTATTGAGAGCCTGAGCGTGGTCATTATCTATTATCTGGTCAGCTTCATGGGCATGACCTTCAGTTATTTCATCATCTCCTACGAAATACTCCTGTTCGGGTTCGTGCAGGCGATCCTTATGACCCGGCAATACGCAGCTTCCTTCCGCGAAGTGGAGCAGCTCTCACGCCGCCTTTTGTCGCTTGACGGCTTGAAGGATGACTTCATCTCCGATACCTCGCAGGAGCTGCGGAGGCCGCTGCAGGGGATTGTCAACCTGGCCAAGGTGCTGGCTCAGGGGACGGCCGGCTCTATCAGCGCTGCCCAGCAGGATCAGCTGCTCACGATTGTCTCCACCGGCAAGCGGCTTACAGCCCTGATCCATGATATGTCGGACTTCGCGAAGCTGAATCACGGCGCGCTCTTCCTGCGCCGGCAGGCCGTCGATCTCCGCATGGCAGCTTCCTCCATTATGGCGGTCACCCGTCAGGTCTACGGCAACAGCCAGCTGGAATTCCGGCTGAATCTGCCGGAGCAGCTTCCGCTGCTGGAGACAGATGAGCAGCGGTTCGCTCAGATTCTGCATAATTTACTCGCGAGTGCAGTGAATTATACGCCCAGAGGCGTGATAACGCTGTCTGCTGAGGTTAAAGAAGAGTATGTTGCCATCATCATAACAGACACTGGCCAGGGTATCGCGCCTGAGCGTCTGCGTACGATCTTCGATGCCAATGATCCAAGCGGTCCTGCCGCCAGTAAGGTCTACCGTGAGAACGGGCTTGGCCTCAGCATTACCCAGAGGCTGGTAGAACTGACGGGCGGGGAGATTGAGGTGCATTCCGAACTGGGGCAAGGCTCCGTCTTCAGCTTCACCCAGCCGATCCTGCAGAGGAGTCATGCACTGCTGGAGGAGGAATTCGGAGAGCTTCACGGCTGGGAGACGGAGCCTTCGTACACGCTTCCCGGAGAAGAACCTGTGCAGCTGCCGTCTGAAGACTGCTGCTCCATTCTGGTAGTGGATAATGATCCCGTTAACCTCCGCGTGCTGGTAGGCGTATTGCAGCTGGATAACCATTCCGTGATTACTGCCAGCAGCGGAGCTGAGGCGATCCAGATCATCCAGCAGCATCCTGAGCTTGATCTGGTGATTGCCGACTGGGTAATGCCGGAGATGCCGGGGCTTCTGCTCTGTAAGGCCATCCGTGAACGGTTCACCTTGTCCGAGCTGCCGATTCTGGTGCTGATGGCGAGCAGCCGCCCTGATGATATCCTCGCAGCCTTCGAGGCCGGAGCGAATGATTATCTGAGCAAGCCGGTGGAGGTGCGCGAATTCAAGGCACGGATGCAGACCCTGCTGGATATGCGTAAGTCGATTCGTGTATCTGTCCAGTCGGAGATTGCCTTCCTGCAGGCGCAGATTAAGCCGCATTTCTTATATAATGCGCTGAACGCCATTATCTCGGTCTGTCCGGAGGACCCGGACAAGGCTACGGAGCTGCTGCTGGACCTCAGCCAGTATCTGCGGAGTAGCTTCGACTTCCAGAACCGGGGACAGACGGTTTCTATGGAGAAGGAGCTGGGACTCGTCAAATCCTATCTTGC
The sequence above is a segment of the Paenibacillus sp. FSL R7-0204 genome. Coding sequences within it:
- a CDS encoding xanthine phosphoribosyltransferase, coding for MKVLEERIRQEGLILSETVLKVDSFLNHQVDTALALEIGKEFAAVFGDRQITKVLTVEASGIQFAMAAGIALGVPFIYAKKKKAVTLSEAVYSAPVHSFTRQEDYQISISQKYLGPDDTVLIVDDFLATGAALVGLCDIVAESGAQLAGVGCVIEKSFQEGRGLLEQRGVPVYSLARIASMSPGEIHFINNEGLIKESAGC
- a CDS encoding helix-turn-helix domain-containing protein, with product MGTSRFPLFQRNFVLQARSTTHHWEGTGPLSLKTFRNGRAYYKTKLGHYAVEREGYLLLNEGEQYAIAIESETEVDSFCVFFKTGFAEEVHRAVHLGIEKSLDDPFSETTHPLQFHTKSYRNSHLITPLLENFKNSLPALGSENLWVDEQYQSLIQAMLNVHQKISQEINTLPGMRPATREELFRRLTLAYEYLHAYYNQNVSLEEVSRVACLSKNHLIRNFRHFFKRTPHQFILEKRILEAQRLLAQTESSVTEISLSVGFDNVSSFNKVFKQRMGYSPRMFRKK
- a CDS encoding nucleobase:cation symporter-2 family protein, which produces MLSKQKIFALGLQHVLAMYAGAVIVPLVVGGALNLNGTQMAYLIAADLFTCGLATLLQIMGSKYFGSGLPVVLGCTFTAVSPIIAIASGSNLATAYGAIIISGLFVVLAAPVYGKLLKFFPTVVTGSVVTIIGLSLIPVAMNNVAGGQGSADFGQPSNLLLALITLLVILAVNRLTTGFLRSVSVLVGLVVGTVIGYAMGIVHFSTVTTASWVSVAQPFYFGWPQFSITAIFTMIIVNIVSMVESTGVYFAVGKATDQRVEQKQIVNGLRSEGLAIMLGGLFNAFPYTAFSQNVGLLSLTRVKTRNVIFAAGGIMIVLGLLPKLAALTTVVPNAVLGGAMIVMFGSVAASGMSILSDVDLRKDGNLLIAACSIAVGLGSAVLPSMFDQLPEFARMLLQNGIVSGSLTAIILNIFLSKTQESAVPAAAAPETK
- a CDS encoding response regulator, coding for MRIKQQVWLATLASILLLGSMIIITILFMEGSSRLVAAGLGAGGILVSIGLLYNIQRNIDRGLSRITEISEDIAAGVFNPDAAAAVQKDEFGQLAASFFGLAADLHHRTADERELRLRAEEQAWINTQVSEMALLLQGSVQLRTASRVFIGRLATAVGGSYGAIYLKQGGQLNFAAGYAFDDTAGQQESIPLGSGLVGQCALDGQMIVLQDLPEHYIKVRSGLGEAAPASLIIVPIKHEQEIVAVMELAALRPFSSKEMQLIERTAQNMGVLINTLADVARIEDLLSETQLQKDELEAQTEELTAQTQELEAQTEELMAQTEELRLQTDQLQDQKTELEAQSESLLTSNEQLQTQMKLTEAQKDEIEAQTEELRQQTEELHASNLELQNQMEISRRQTMEIKAQADEISAANRDMQKQLQITEIQKSEIADQAGELQAQTNELLEQKEQLQAQTEELQAQTEELQSQTEELLSQTEELQIQKEELAASHDQLLLQVELTEKQKEEIQEQAQEIFMAAQYKSEFLANVSHELRTPLNSLLILSQILAENKDGNLEAKQLEYVHTIFSAGKDLLQLIDEILDLAKLEVGKMTPVIEPVSPLDLSNHIHRHFEQQAKKKNLRFDVHSDNRLPDYLMTDGHRLQQVLNNLLSNAIKFTPEQGSVSLSIRTSGEEVIFAVSDTGIGIAASKLESIFEAFQQADGTTSRKYGGTGLGLTICRELATLLGGRIEVDSVEGKGSTFSLIIPAVEPGEDAQTLAAAAYSAASPELPASEPVRRENPAFRESFVPDISISNPKLLQYAEMDDDRGNLLSGDITLLIIEEDAEFAARLLELARCRGFKAIVAFQGDQGLALAHAYKPDAILLDLHLPVLDGWSIISRLKSRPELRHIPVHVISTAEENQQSLSMGALSFWKKPNDYAELEAAFLQIETYIRRPVKSLLIVEDNKVLRGSLVEFIAHPDVNIIAVGTGREAMEHLASHHFDCMVLDLGLSDISGFDLLEQVKTNRKLQTLPVIIYTGKDLSKTDEQRLKHYAESIVIKNVRSMERLYDDTALYLHRKHADLPLDKQRLIENLHNPESAFAGKSILLVDDDMRNIFALSSVLEGYNMEISFAQNGREALEHLKTHPDVELIFMDIMMPEMDGYETMQHIRLNPDYDQIVIIALTARALEEDRVKCLEAGANDYISKPINTTQLVRVLKLWLIQ
- a CDS encoding ATP-binding protein, with the translated sequence MRKYWLSILGSLVLVLIVPLLSVLQTHQIKGDRPQAVQGVIDLRSWDARHDGIMKLDGEWELYRDVLLSPEDFHPVKAGKEVPAASAMIQVPGKWNDDITEQGERRAKGYATYRLQAKIIPGETVVYGLRTSNIRSASKVYLNGQEIGSSGSPAASASEGRQNNMPFMGFASVTGDNMEIIVQVANYSYSSGGIVQPIVIGNQAAILKHREFALFVDGAALIGFFVLSLFLLMFSKVRESRGVTLYLGLFCIAAFVYIFTHGEKLILTALPGFPYEIILKLQLASSTLVYYYLLHYVANSVNYPMSIGVIKASRLVTAFLLLIAAFVPAYLFSYLEVLLLTWGSVSLGFVLYSMVQGTRRNRKNMFLMMVSIESLSVVIIYYLVSFMGMTFSYFIISYEILLFGFVQAILMTRQYAASFREVEQLSRRLLSLDGLKDDFISDTSQELRRPLQGIVNLAKVLAQGTAGSISAAQQDQLLTIVSTGKRLTALIHDMSDFAKLNHGALFLRRQAVDLRMAASSIMAVTRQVYGNSQLEFRLNLPEQLPLLETDEQRFAQILHNLLASAVNYTPRGVITLSAEVKEEYVAIIITDTGQGIAPERLRTIFDANDPSGPAASKVYRENGLGLSITQRLVELTGGEIEVHSELGQGSVFSFTQPILQRSHALLEEEFGELHGWETEPSYTLPGEEPVQLPSEDCCSILVVDNDPVNLRVLVGVLQLDNHSVITASSGAEAIQIIQQHPELDLVIADWVMPEMPGLLLCKAIRERFTLSELPILVLMASSRPDDILAAFEAGANDYLSKPVEVREFKARMQTLLDMRKSIRVSVQSEIAFLQAQIKPHFLYNALNAIISVCPEDPDKATELLLDLSQYLRSSFDFQNRGQTVSMEKELGLVKSYLALEQARFDERLNIEFEVPEDVMAMVPPLSIQPIVENAVNHGLMQKEAGGTVRLTVELLPGRLKVAVTDDGVGMTPEKIAEILSEERTEGGIGLRNIQHRLLKMYGAGLNIDSVPGRGTAISYTIPT
- a CDS encoding ATP-binding response regulator, translated to MEYPINILVVDDRSDEFLSIQALLADAPYQLVHALSGMDALKCLLEQEFALIIMDVLMPGMNGFETAKRIKMRQKSRDIPIIFLTSLTSELENYMMAYSAGAIDYLTKPFHPTVLKSKIDGFVRLYQTRKELQLKTQELETANIILTELKETAEVALRIKSGFLAMMSHEIRTPLNGIIAMSDVLRSSDLSPDDQEMAEIIHTSGHALVSVITHILDFTKIESGKMELDYELFNLHSCIKETVDLFRALAKERCLTLETSIDPDIPALLIGDPNRLRQVLNNLIGNAIKFTITGGVKVHVHLRQAMDKLLELEFIIEDTGIGIPEDKMKYLFQPFTQIGATINRKFGGTGLGLSICKMLVDLMGGTIYAKPGVVDGATFIFTIQVAEGQPD
- a CDS encoding VOC family protein; this translates as MNSEFQIKGIGQISIRVHDMEAATRFYQDTLGLNLLFQIPNMTFLECNGLQMVLSIAEDPRFDHPSSVFYFQVDNIHASYETLVGRNVHFLDKPHKVAEMGQTATWMTFFQDPDKNVHALMSEVPVSQ